The Nitrospirota bacterium region GGTAAGAAAACCCCGCCTATCCACTTCTACAAGGATAGGCGGGACATTCCTGTCCCGCTGATTTTCATGCCACTTTGTGAGCGCCCCGCTCATGACGGTTCATCCGAAAATCTCCATAGCTCACCCTCCCCCTAACCCCCTCCCGTCAAGGGAGGGGGAAAAAACTTAGCAGCCCTCTCCCCTGGCGGGAGAGCTGCAATTAAATTCCTACCAAATTCCTCCCCCCTCCTTTGCGGGGGGAGGCAGGAGGGGGGCTCCGGGTGAGGGAGCCTCATTTTCATCATCCTTTGTGCCCCGGGGGGCATGAGGGTTCATCCGAAAATCCTCAAGTTATCCATAATGGATAGTATATATGTGCCATTAAAATAACATATCTTAATAAGGCAAGGCAATATAATAACAGGAGCTAAAATTGAGAAACCCTTGCCATACTCTCCTGCATTTGCTAATATCAGCCTGCATAACCAAATATCAGGAGACTAATAAAGTAAATGGATTTTTTTGAAGTTATTGATAATCGCCGATCAATCAGGGCCTTTCTGGATAAGCCATTAGAGGATGATAAGGTCAAGACAATACTTGAGTCAGCAAATGCAGCACCTTCTGCCGGTGACCTGCAGGCAGTTGAGATATTCCTTATACATTCTGAGGAAAAACTTAGAAATCTGGCACATGCAGCATTAGGTCAGTATTTCATTGCAGAGGCGCCGCTTGCCCTTGTATTCTGTGCCCATCCGGCAAGGTCACTTATCAAATACGGAATGAGGGGGGCTGAATTATATTGTGTGCAGGATGCTACTATCTCTTGTGCTTATGCACAATTAGCCGCAACTGCACTTGACCTCGGCAGTGTATGGGTAGGCGCTTTTGAGGATGATTTAGTTAATAACATAATCGGTGCATCAGACAATCTGAGGCCGATAGCAATTCTTTCTATCGGATACCCGGCTGAAACTCCTCCATCCACACCAAGTAGAGGAATAAGAAGCCTTGTCCATGATGTAACATAACCAGGAAATAAAATTCAATGCGATACTCTACATGCCCTAAATGCGGCACATCAATCCAACCCAAAAATCCATTCCCCACTGTAGACATTATTATAGAACTCGATAATAAGGGGATTGTCTTAATCAAACGGAGAAACCCTCCTTACGGCTGGGCCATACCTGGCGGATTTGTTGATTATGGTGAAACCCTCGAAGAAGCCGCAGTAAGGGAAGCACTTGAGGAAACGTCTCTCAAGGTTGAGCTTGTCCGGCAGTTTCATATATACTCTGCACCTGACCGTGACCCTCGACAGCATACCATAGCAACAGTCTTTATTGGACGAGCTCAAGGAACTCCGGTAGCCGCAGATGATGCCAAAGAGGTTGGGATATACACAAAGGACGACCTGCCGATAGAACTTGCCTTTGACCACAGAAGAATACTGGATGATTATGTCAGTAAACTATATTAAGTTAT contains the following coding sequences:
- a CDS encoding nitroreductase family protein codes for the protein MDFFEVIDNRRSIRAFLDKPLEDDKVKTILESANAAPSAGDLQAVEIFLIHSEEKLRNLAHAALGQYFIAEAPLALVFCAHPARSLIKYGMRGAELYCVQDATISCAYAQLAATALDLGSVWVGAFEDDLVNNIIGASDNLRPIAILSIGYPAETPPSTPSRGIRSLVHDVT
- a CDS encoding NUDIX hydrolase encodes the protein MRYSTCPKCGTSIQPKNPFPTVDIIIELDNKGIVLIKRRNPPYGWAIPGGFVDYGETLEEAAVREALEETSLKVELVRQFHIYSAPDRDPRQHTIATVFIGRAQGTPVAADDAKEVGIYTKDDLPIELAFDHRRILDDYVSKLY